The following are from one region of the Apostichopus japonicus isolate 1M-3 chromosome 17, ASM3797524v1, whole genome shotgun sequence genome:
- the LOC139984226 gene encoding uncharacterized protein, with protein MCVSQTWLKLELRVIGRYTQEAVNRAVAQIQKGEISFKGASKLYSIPRSTLQDKVKGRSPVVAKSGPSATLTQAEENALVEYIMKMSKIGYGLTKSQLFDEVESIIKEDGRPNPFKDDRPGRDWYMRFLKRHPILSERVSENLGKERAMVSAEKIDTWFQQCEFFLEEVDSSLGILRDDSRIFNADESGFAMCPKTEKVLAQKGSRNVYQLSTSNRKEITVLVCCAANGTYVPPLIVYPGTRFRFDPLQGAPTDFCIGRSKSGWMNTEVFYEWLANHFHPFIQDKGLTKPVILFVDGHKSHVSLPAATFCAENGIILYCLPPHTSHILQPCDLGLFRTLKEHWNHAIIDFQKQNIGENVTKKTFAAVFSNAWKTATKPKASIGGFKASGLFPWDPNAFDREKLAPSEVFAQAQPTPSLALPSTSAQSSTRAQIHRPLIPVSTHLTPSASLPSTSARSLITTTAQIHRPFVPVATQPTPSSVLPAISPQSTTTAHMHRPLVHASEIPTCKEGANNRRSKNVLDQTYVSPVIKAHIKYPHISQKNAKNAQTTTSTNTLNTNWFAISGKAYIEAQKEKEGTLKKVQEEKQKRKHDREQKKVERELQVAAKKRKKTTPRPVPAQAESDEYSENEEEINENQCLECGEQFEEESDPNLWMGCEHCGRWLHKTCSGIDDIILKSDDDIEHLDWQCRKCTEE; from the coding sequence ATGTGTGTTTCACAGACATGGCTCAAATTAGAGTTAAGAGTTATAGGAAGGTACACCCAAGAAGCTGTAAACAGGGCTGTAGCTCAAATTCAAAAGGGAGAAATCTCATTCAAGGGTGCCAGCAAACTATACAGCATACCTAGGTCCACGCTGCAAGATAAGGTGAAAGGACGATCACCAGTGGTCGCGAAATCCGGACCCAGCGCTACGTTAACTCAAGCTGAAGAGAATGCTCTTGTTGAGTACATCATGAAAATGTCCAAGATTGGCTATGGTCTGACAAAGTCACAGTTATTTGATGAAGTTGAGAGTATCATAAAAGAAGATGGGAGACCGAACCCATTCAAAGATGACCGTCCTGGTAGGGATTGGTATATGCGATTTTTAAAGCGTCACCCTATATTAAGTGAGAGAGTAAGTGAAAACCTGGGGAAGGAGAGAGCAATGGTAAGTGCAGAAAAGATAGACACATGGTTTCAGCAATGTGAGTTCTTCTTAGAAGAAGTCGACTCTTCTTTGGGTATCTTGAGAGACGACAGCAGAATCTTCAATGCGGATGAAAGCGGTTTTGCCATGTGCCCCAAAACTGAGAAGGTGTTAGCACAAAAAGGTTCCAGGAATGTTTATCAACTGTCAACATCCAACAGAAAAGAGATAACAGTATTGGTATGTTGTGCAGCAAATGGCACATATGTCCCACCCCTGATTGTGTACCCAGGGACAAGGTTCCGGTTCGATCCATTGCAAGGTGCACCAACAGACTTTTGTATTGGACGGAGCAAATCAGGGTGGATGAATACAGAGGTGTTCTACGAATGGTTAGCAAACCACTTCCATCCATTTATTCAGGACAAGGGTCTCACCAAACCTGTCATCCTCTTTGTTGATGGACATAAGTCCCATGTGAGCCTTCCAGCTGCAACCTTTTGTGCAGAGAATGGAATAATCTTGTACTGCCTCCCACCGCATACATCCCACATTCTTCAGCCATGTGATTTGGGACTGTTCCGGACACTAAAAGAACACTGGAACCATGCCATCATTGActtccaaaaacaaaacattgggGAAAATGTCACAAAGAAAACCTTTGCTGCAGTTTTTTCTAATGCATGGAAAACTGCAACCAAACCTAAGGCAAGTATCGGTGGGTTCAAAGCAAGTGGGTTGTTCCCATGGGATCCTAATGCTTTTGACAGAGAAAAGTTGGCCCCCTCTGAAGTGTTTGCACAGGCCCAGCCAACTCCAAGTTTAGCGCTTCCATCCACATCAGCCCAATCCTCAACAAGAGCACAGATCCATCGTCCATTAATTCCTGTCTCCACACATCTGACCCCAAGTGCATCGCTCCCGTCCACATCAGCTCGGTCCTTGATAACAACAACAGCACAGATCCATCGTCCATTCGTTCCTGTCGCAACACAGCCGACCCCAAGTTCAGTGCTCCCGGCCATATCACCTCAGTCCACAACGACAGCACATATGCACCGCCCTTTGGTTCATGCCTCAGAAATACCAACCTGCAAAGAAGGAGCAAACAACAGAAGGAGCAAAAATGTTCTTGACCAAACCTATGTCTCCCCAGTAATCAAAGCCCATATTAAATATCCACACATTTCTCAAAAGAATGCCAAAAATGCCCAGACTACTACAAGTACAAACACCTTGAACACCAACTGGTTTGCCATATCAGGCAAGGCATACATCGAGGcccaaaaagaaaaggaaggaaCACTGAAAAAAGTACAGGAGGAAAAACAGAAACGAAAACATGACAGAGAACAGAAGAAGGTAGAACGGGAACTGCAGGTGGCAGCAAAAAAACGTAAGAAAACCACACCAAGACCAGTACCAGCTCAAGCCGAGTCTGATGAATATAGTGAAAACGAAGAGGAAATCAATGAAAATCAATGTTTGGAATGTGGTGAACAGTTTGAAGAGGAAAGTGATCCAAACCTATGGATGGGTTGTGAACATTGTGGGAGATGGCTACATAAGACATGTAGTGGAATTGATGACATCATCTTAAAATCTGATGATGACATTGAGCATCTGGATTGGCAATGCAGAAAATGCACTGAAGAATAA